The proteins below are encoded in one region of Sporosarcina sp. FSL K6-1508:
- a CDS encoding 2-hydroxymuconate tautomerase produces the protein MPYVTVKMLEGRTEEQKRALCEKVTEAVAETTGAPAGNVVVFIEEMPKNHYAVAGKRLSDQ, from the coding sequence ATGCCATACGTAACTGTAAAAATGCTTGAAGGCCGGACAGAAGAACAGAAACGGGCACTTTGTGAAAAAGTGACAGAAGCAGTCGCAGAAACAACAGGTGCTCCTGCTGGTAATGTTGTCGTCTTCATTGAAGAAATGCCAAAGAATCATTATGCTGTCGCTGGAAAACGTCTAAGCGATCAATGA